The following are encoded together in the Bacillus cereus group sp. RP43 genome:
- a CDS encoding DUF2624 domain-containing protein, with product MNLIKQIVNKKLNHISTKELLKYSKEYEVPITTAQADKIVLLMKGKNINIYDNTERLDLLKQIATVTSPATAQQVNTLFQQLLK from the coding sequence ATGAACCTCATTAAACAAATTGTGAACAAAAAATTAAATCATATTTCTACAAAAGAGTTATTGAAATATAGTAAAGAATACGAAGTTCCAATCACAACTGCACAAGCTGATAAAATTGTTTTACTTATGAAAGGGAAAAATATTAACATTTACGATAATACCGAGCGACTAGATTTGCTAAAACAAATCGCTACAGTAACCTCCCCTGCTACTGCCCAACAAGTAAATACTTTATTTCAACAACTACTAAAATAA
- a CDS encoding YitT family protein, with amino-acid sequence MEKKQHRKESVIHLVYRLVMIVFGAACAAVAIELFLMPNKIIDGGIIGISLILDYLTPNIWWLSFSTLVVILNIPFMYSGYKQIGKTFMLSSAFGIVALAFIESTLHAIPPFTTEPILATVFGGLILGIGVGLVIRHGGSLDGTEIMGILLTKKLPFSVGEFVMFVNLFIFAWAAFVFGVEQAMYSVMTYYIAFKTIDTVIQGLDETKAVLIVSDQYEEVSNAILHRLGRGTTKLVAKGGYTDKEKEVIYAVVTRLEVTKLKSIVHEIDENAFVTIMNTQETNGGKFKSAIH; translated from the coding sequence ATGGAGAAAAAGCAACATCGAAAGGAAAGTGTTATCCATCTTGTATATCGTTTAGTTATGATTGTCTTTGGGGCAGCGTGTGCGGCGGTAGCGATTGAACTGTTTTTAATGCCAAATAAAATTATTGATGGTGGAATTATTGGTATTTCTCTTATATTAGATTATCTTACTCCTAATATTTGGTGGTTAAGTTTTTCTACTTTAGTTGTTATCCTCAACATTCCTTTTATGTACTCCGGGTATAAGCAAATTGGAAAAACATTCATGTTATCTTCAGCATTCGGAATTGTAGCTTTAGCATTTATTGAATCAACGTTGCATGCTATACCGCCATTTACAACAGAGCCGATTTTAGCAACAGTTTTTGGAGGTCTTATTTTAGGGATTGGTGTAGGACTTGTTATTCGTCATGGTGGATCGTTAGACGGGACGGAGATTATGGGGATTTTATTAACGAAGAAATTACCGTTTTCTGTTGGTGAATTCGTAATGTTTGTGAACTTATTCATTTTTGCATGGGCAGCATTTGTATTTGGTGTTGAACAAGCGATGTATTCTGTTATGACGTACTATATCGCATTCAAAACAATTGATACGGTAATTCAAGGATTGGATGAAACGAAAGCAGTTTTAATCGTGTCGGATCAATATGAGGAAGTATCAAATGCAATTTTACACCGCCTTGGTCGTGGAACAACAAAACTTGTTGCTAAAGGTGGCTATACAGATAAAGAAAAAGAAGTTATTTATGCAGTTGTAACACGTCTGGAAGTGACTAAGTTAAAATCAATTGTGCATGAAATTGATGAAAACGCATTTGTTACGATTATGAATACACAAGAGACAAATGGTGGTAAGTTTAAATCAGCAATTCACTAA
- a CDS encoding metal ABC transporter ATP-binding protein, with amino-acid sequence MNNILEIEGLTFRYEDRNVLEDINLQVPKGAFLGLVGPNGSGKSTLLKCLLGVLKPKQGSIRLFGIDSKKFKEWNKVGYVSQKASSFNSGFPATVFEVVSMGLVSKKGLFRFFTKDDNAKVEKAIADVGMSEFQGRNIGELSGGQQQRVFIARALVSNPELLILDEPTVGIDVKNVESFYEILEDLNKRLGITLILVTHDMGAVTEKVTHVACLNQHLHFHGNVEKFRELEDAEMSILYGHHVHRLEHDHGHHGRI; translated from the coding sequence ATGAATAATATATTGGAAATAGAAGGATTAACGTTTCGATATGAAGATCGCAACGTGTTAGAAGATATTAATTTGCAAGTTCCGAAGGGAGCTTTTTTAGGTTTAGTTGGACCAAATGGTTCAGGGAAATCGACTTTACTTAAGTGCTTATTGGGTGTTTTAAAACCAAAGCAAGGAAGTATTAGATTGTTTGGCATTGATAGTAAGAAATTTAAAGAGTGGAATAAAGTTGGTTATGTATCCCAAAAGGCAAGTAGTTTTAACTCAGGTTTCCCGGCAACTGTTTTTGAAGTTGTTTCAATGGGGCTCGTTTCGAAAAAGGGGCTTTTTCGCTTTTTTACGAAAGACGATAATGCGAAAGTAGAAAAAGCGATTGCTGATGTAGGTATGAGTGAGTTTCAAGGTCGCAATATTGGAGAACTTTCTGGTGGACAACAACAGCGTGTATTTATTGCTCGTGCGCTTGTAAGTAATCCGGAATTGCTTATTTTGGACGAACCTACTGTTGGGATTGATGTAAAAAATGTGGAAAGCTTCTATGAGATACTAGAGGATTTAAACAAAAGGCTCGGGATTACGTTAATTCTTGTTACGCACGATATGGGTGCTGTAACAGAGAAGGTGACGCATGTTGCATGTTTAAATCAGCATCTACATTTCCATGGGAATGTAGAGAAATTCCGAGAGTTAGAAGATGCAGAAATGTCGATTTTATATGGACATCATGTTCATCGCTTAGAACATGATCATGGGCATCACGGGAGGATATAA
- a CDS encoding metal ABC transporter permease: MIQDFLQYDFLRNSLYAGILIGLVAPLIGVFVVIRRMSLIADALSHVTLSGIAASLLLEKTIFTGGFLNPLYMGMFFSIGGALLIEKLRTVYKHYQELAIPIILSAGMGIGVIFISLANGFNTDLFSYLFGSVSAVTSADLIIIGIVAIVVIITIVLLYKELFLLSFDEEYAVSTGLSAKWIHFIFIILVALVIAVSMRVVGVLLVSSLMTLPVAASIRIAKGFKQTIFFSILFGEIAVIGGMFASYQLDLAPGGTIVMIAVLILIGAILWKKKKTA; encoded by the coding sequence ATGATACAGGATTTTTTACAATATGATTTTTTACGTAATTCTTTATACGCTGGTATTTTAATTGGGCTTGTCGCGCCACTTATCGGCGTGTTCGTTGTAATTCGCCGCATGTCGCTTATTGCGGATGCATTAAGTCATGTGACGTTATCAGGAATTGCAGCAAGTTTATTGCTTGAAAAGACAATCTTTACCGGTGGTTTTTTAAACCCTTTATATATGGGAATGTTTTTTTCAATCGGTGGAGCATTGCTAATTGAAAAATTACGTACTGTATATAAACATTATCAAGAGTTAGCAATTCCGATTATACTTTCAGCAGGGATGGGGATTGGAGTTATCTTCATTTCACTTGCTAATGGATTCAATACGGATTTATTTAGTTATTTATTTGGTAGTGTAAGTGCTGTGACAAGTGCGGATTTAATTATTATTGGTATAGTAGCAATTGTAGTTATTATAACGATTGTTTTATTATACAAAGAGTTATTTTTACTATCATTTGATGAGGAATACGCTGTATCAACCGGTTTGAGTGCAAAGTGGATTCACTTTATTTTCATTATATTAGTTGCTCTTGTAATTGCAGTATCAATGCGTGTTGTAGGTGTTCTTCTCGTATCATCTTTAATGACGTTACCAGTTGCAGCAAGTATTCGTATTGCAAAAGGATTTAAACAAACGATTTTCTTTTCCATTTTATTTGGTGAAATTGCAGTAATTGGTGGAATGTTTGCTTCGTATCAACTTGATCTAGCACCAGGTGGTACAATTGTTATGATAGCGGTTCTTATTTTAATCGGTGCGATTTTATGGAAGAAGAAAAAAACTGCATAA
- a CDS encoding Fur family transcriptional regulator — translation MNLTEALRLMKEKGYKHTGKREEMLRLFAAHNRYLTAKDVLEHMKDDYPGLSFDTIYRNLTVFAEIGVLEQTELNGEKHFRFMCSIMEHHHHFICLDCGGTKEITSCPMDFMNKDFKGYEVTGHKFEIYGRCPKCAK, via the coding sequence ATGAATCTAACAGAAGCTTTACGCCTAATGAAGGAAAAAGGATATAAACATACGGGGAAAAGGGAAGAGATGCTAAGATTATTCGCGGCGCATAATCGTTATTTAACCGCAAAAGATGTTTTAGAACATATGAAGGATGATTATCCAGGGCTTAGTTTTGATACGATTTATCGTAACTTAACAGTTTTTGCTGAAATTGGTGTTTTAGAGCAAACAGAATTAAATGGTGAAAAACATTTTCGTTTTATGTGCTCTATTATGGAACATCATCATCATTTCATTTGTTTAGATTGTGGTGGTACGAAAGAAATCACTTCTTGTCCAATGGATTTTATGAATAAAGATTTTAAAGGTTATGAGGTAACGGGGCATAAGTTCGAAATATATGGTCGTTGTCCAAAGTGTGCAAAATAA
- the ispG gene encoding flavodoxin-dependent (E)-4-hydroxy-3-methylbut-2-enyl-diphosphate synthase: protein MTQRTKTRPVKVGNLTIGGNNELIIQSMTTTKTHDVEATVAEIKRLEEAGCQVVRVAVPDERAANAIADIKKQINIPLVADIHFDYRLALKAIEGGIDKVRINPGNIGRRHKVEAVVNAAKERGIPIRIGVNAGSLERHILEKYGYPTADGMVESALHHIKILEDLDFHDIIVSMKASDVNLAIEAYEKAARAFDYPLHLGITESGTLFAGTVKSAAGLGAILSKGIGNTLRISLSADPVEEVKVARELLKSFGLASNAATLISCPTCGRIEIDLISIANEVEEYISTLKVPIKVAVLGCAVNGPGEAREADIGIAGARGEGLLFRKGQVVRKVPEETMVEELKKEIDVIAAEMAAEREKEKEKEKQEQ from the coding sequence ATGACTCAACGCACAAAAACACGTCCAGTTAAAGTCGGTAATTTAACAATTGGCGGTAACAATGAATTAATTATACAAAGTATGACGACAACAAAAACACATGATGTTGAGGCTACAGTTGCTGAAATTAAACGTTTAGAAGAAGCTGGCTGTCAAGTTGTTCGTGTTGCTGTTCCAGACGAACGTGCAGCAAATGCTATTGCTGATATTAAAAAACAAATCAACATTCCACTTGTTGCTGATATTCATTTTGATTATCGCCTTGCTTTAAAAGCAATCGAAGGCGGCATTGATAAAGTACGTATCAATCCAGGTAACATTGGGCGTCGCCATAAAGTAGAAGCTGTTGTAAATGCAGCGAAAGAGCGTGGCATTCCAATCCGTATCGGTGTAAATGCCGGCTCATTAGAACGTCATATTTTAGAAAAGTATGGATATCCAACTGCTGATGGTATGGTCGAGAGTGCACTGCACCATATTAAAATTTTAGAGGACTTAGATTTCCACGATATTATCGTATCAATGAAAGCCTCTGATGTTAACTTAGCAATTGAAGCATACGAAAAAGCTGCTCGCGCTTTTGATTATCCATTACATTTAGGTATTACAGAATCAGGAACACTGTTTGCTGGAACTGTAAAAAGTGCCGCCGGTCTTGGAGCAATTTTAAGTAAAGGCATCGGAAATACACTTCGTATTTCTTTAAGTGCTGATCCAGTTGAAGAAGTAAAAGTTGCACGTGAACTATTAAAGTCATTCGGTCTTGCATCTAATGCTGCAACACTTATTTCTTGTCCAACTTGTGGTCGTATTGAAATTGACCTAATTAGCATTGCTAATGAAGTAGAAGAATACATCTCTACGCTTAAAGTTCCAATTAAGGTTGCCGTACTCGGTTGCGCCGTAAACGGTCCTGGTGAAGCTCGTGAAGCTGACATCGGTATTGCCGGTGCACGCGGAGAAGGTTTATTATTCCGTAAAGGGCAAGTCGTTCGTAAAGTACCAGAAGAAACAATGGTAGAAGAACTGAAAAAAGAAATTGATGTAATCGCTGCTGAAATGGCTGCCGAACGAGAAAAAGAAAAAGAAAAAGAAAAACAAGAACAATAA
- the yqgB gene encoding protein YqgB, which produces MSIFKQLAKSVYSPKDMALFRFQKIGKTILYIMLLCLITTIPRTFLYGSVIQDGVNMVNKVIEKDLPDFKIENGELQADIDQPIEKEDGNALFVFDPNSTDLEKYQNKTGLFVLKDKVVSMGNGQTQTYSYNDLLGASLEKKDLQDFISLFDSIYPILLFVIGFLLYLFQLFITFVGVTLLAFIGSAMSGQRKLSYKQVWTLTAYSYTIPTIFFMIMDLFKINVPGATFIYIAVVLIVLYLTIKEVPKPKEKQEL; this is translated from the coding sequence ATGTCCATTTTTAAACAGCTAGCAAAAAGCGTATATTCGCCTAAAGATATGGCGCTTTTCCGTTTCCAAAAAATTGGTAAAACCATTTTGTATATTATGCTTCTTTGCCTAATCACTACTATTCCAAGAACTTTCTTGTACGGTAGCGTTATCCAAGATGGTGTTAACATGGTAAATAAAGTAATCGAAAAAGATTTACCTGATTTTAAAATTGAAAATGGTGAGCTACAAGCTGATATTGATCAGCCTATCGAAAAAGAAGACGGAAATGCCCTTTTCGTATTTGATCCAAATTCAACAGACTTAGAAAAATATCAAAATAAAACAGGTTTATTTGTTTTAAAAGATAAAGTAGTCTCCATGGGGAATGGTCAAACACAAACATACTCCTATAATGACTTACTAGGCGCATCTCTTGAGAAGAAAGATTTACAAGATTTCATTTCGTTATTTGACAGTATTTATCCAATCTTATTATTCGTTATTGGGTTCTTACTGTACTTGTTCCAATTATTTATTACCTTTGTAGGAGTTACATTGCTTGCCTTCATCGGTTCTGCGATGAGCGGTCAACGCAAATTATCTTATAAACAAGTTTGGACATTAACTGCTTACAGCTACACAATTCCAACAATCTTCTTTATGATTATGGATTTATTCAAAATAAACGTACCTGGTGCAACATTCATTTACATTGCAGTTGTTTTAATCGTTCTATACTTAACAATTAAAGAAGTTCCAAAGCCGAAAGAAAAACAAGAACTATAA
- the sodA gene encoding superoxide dismutase [Mn]: MAKHELPNLPYAYDALEPHFDKETMNIHHTKHHNTYITNLNAALEGHAELADKSVEELVANLNEVPEAIRTAVRNNGGGHANHTFFWTILSPNGGGQPVGELATAIEAKFGSFDAFKEEFAKAGATRFGSGWAWLVVNNGELEVTSTPNQDSPLTEGKTPVIGLDVWEHAYYLNYQNRRPDYIGAFWNVVDWNVAEKLYQEAK; encoded by the coding sequence ATGGCAAAACACGAATTACCAAATTTACCTTATGCGTATGATGCTTTAGAACCTCACTTTGATAAAGAAACAATGAACATCCATCATACAAAACATCACAACACGTATATTACAAACTTAAACGCTGCTTTAGAAGGTCATGCAGAATTAGCTGACAAAAGTGTTGAAGAATTAGTTGCAAACTTAAACGAAGTACCTGAAGCAATCCGTACAGCAGTACGTAACAATGGTGGCGGACATGCTAACCATACATTCTTCTGGACAATCCTATCTCCAAACGGTGGGGGACAACCAGTAGGCGAACTTGCAACTGCGATTGAAGCGAAATTCGGTAGCTTCGATGCATTCAAAGAAGAATTTGCAAAAGCTGGCGCAACTCGCTTCGGTTCTGGTTGGGCTTGGTTAGTAGTAAACAATGGTGAGTTAGAAGTAACAAGCACTCCAAACCAAGATTCTCCTCTAACTGAAGGTAAAACTCCAGTTATCGGTTTAGATGTTTGGGAGCATGCTTACTACTTAAATTACCAAAACCGTCGTCCTGACTACATCGGTGCATTCTGGAACGTTGTAGATTGGAACGTTGCTGAAAAACTTTACCAAGAAGCAAAATAA
- a CDS encoding MFS transporter, translating into MKWKHVIGDVEVNRDLVLLLVIGGLYTLAISLSNTFVNIYLWKQTQNYVNLGLYNLASVVLQPLTFLVGGKLAKRIDRSILLRIGVGTLAVFFIVVLVAGKSASHYILLMGALLGVGYGFYWLAFNLLTFEITEPETRDFFNGFLGLLTSFSGMIGPIAAGYTISRMEKWSGYTVVFFLSLMLFAVAVVLSFFLSKRECEGHYEIVQVLKERQVDENWGRITRAHFFQGLREGTFIFVISVYVYLASGSELALGKYSLVNSAVSFVCYYLVARMLKKEWRKKAILLGGIILYAVVFLVIFNVTYTKLLIYAACIAVAYPILLVPYGSMTYDVIGRAKQAREWRVEYIVVRELWLNAGRICSILSFLCAVIFFPPEKSLPFLLCILGAGHFLIYFAVKNVKYDEGNVNKTSVVAQGSTQNQTEPEG; encoded by the coding sequence ATGAAGTGGAAACATGTAATTGGTGATGTTGAAGTGAATCGGGATTTAGTATTATTGCTCGTTATAGGAGGTTTATACACGCTCGCAATTTCTTTATCGAATACGTTTGTAAACATTTATTTGTGGAAGCAAACACAAAATTACGTAAATCTGGGCTTGTATAATTTGGCCAGCGTTGTATTGCAGCCTCTAACATTTCTTGTGGGCGGGAAATTAGCGAAACGTATTGATCGTTCGATTTTATTGCGAATAGGTGTAGGCACGTTAGCTGTTTTTTTTATCGTCGTTTTAGTAGCGGGAAAAAGTGCATCTCACTATATTTTACTAATGGGAGCCCTTTTAGGAGTTGGTTATGGTTTTTATTGGCTCGCTTTTAACTTGTTGACATTTGAGATTACAGAACCAGAAACAAGAGATTTTTTTAACGGTTTTCTCGGACTTCTTACATCTTTCTCTGGAATGATTGGACCGATAGCAGCAGGATATACAATTTCACGTATGGAAAAATGGAGCGGTTATACTGTCGTTTTCTTCCTCTCGTTAATGCTATTTGCGGTTGCAGTTGTTTTAAGCTTTTTTTTATCGAAGAGAGAATGTGAAGGACACTATGAAATTGTGCAAGTATTGAAAGAGCGGCAAGTTGATGAAAACTGGGGAAGAATTACGCGTGCTCATTTCTTCCAAGGTTTGAGAGAAGGAACGTTTATTTTCGTTATTTCGGTATATGTCTATTTAGCATCTGGTAGCGAGTTAGCACTAGGGAAATATAGTTTAGTGAATTCTGCAGTATCATTTGTATGCTATTATTTAGTTGCTCGTATGTTAAAGAAAGAATGGCGAAAAAAAGCAATTTTACTTGGTGGCATTATTTTATATGCGGTCGTATTTTTAGTTATTTTTAATGTTACATATACGAAATTACTTATTTATGCAGCATGTATTGCGGTTGCATATCCTATTTTACTCGTTCCGTACGGCTCAATGACATACGATGTAATTGGTAGAGCAAAACAGGCGAGAGAATGGCGCGTAGAATATATAGTGGTCAGGGAATTATGGTTAAATGCCGGAAGAATTTGTTCCATTTTAAGTTTTTTATGTGCTGTCATATTCTTTCCGCCTGAAAAAAGTTTACCTTTCTTACTATGTATATTAGGAGCTGGACATTTTCTTATTTATTTTGCAGTTAAAAATGTCAAATATGATGAGGGGAATGTGAACAAAACCAGTGTTGTAGCGCAAGGAAGCACGCAGAATCAAACTGAACCAGAAGGTTAA
- a CDS encoding penicillin-binding protein 2, whose amino-acid sequence MSKKQKQQKKKTHVPFRLNVLFFCVFLMFSAVIVRLGYVQIVRGEEYKNEVEKKENSTISNPVPRGKIFDRNGEAVVDNEPIRTITFTKMKGSTAADRLETAKKLADLIEVPTDKLTDRDKKDYWLALHKEEAEAKITKKDREEFKANKIDDKELDERQRNRVTEEEINQLSAKDLEILAIKSKMESGYAMTPQIVKKGATEEEYAIISENLAKLPGVDTNVDWERKYKYDDMFRSVLGGVTSSDEGLPRERLDYYLVRDYNRNDRVGKSYLEQQYEDSLHGTKAEVRNVTDKEGNILETINVSQGQRGNDLNLTIDMKLQKSVEEILTKNLMRFKGSEPLLDRAFVVMMNPKNGEVLSMAGKQLVNKDGETKVEDFALGTMTSSYPMGSTVKGATVLTGYQTGAIQPGSVQLDEPIKLKGTPTKSSWKTMGYINDLTALKMSSNVYMFKTAMNIAGVPYVRGGTLDIPQKAFDTMRYYFGQFGLGVKTGIDLPNETAGQIGRGSQPGFLLDLSIGQYDTYTPLQLAQYISTIANGGYRMQPQVVKEIRQPSAKPEEVGKVVQSMEPKVLNRVDMPESQIKRVQEGFRQVFNDTGGTATKYFAGAPYKAAGKTGTAQTVYGGDKEIGRNAKGERVETYNLTLVGYAPLEDPEVAFSVVVPWVHDDKTGINGYIGREIMDAYFDLKKQALTGEAPKDEKEKKSNTQDDE is encoded by the coding sequence ATGAGCAAGAAGCAGAAACAACAAAAGAAAAAGACCCACGTTCCTTTTCGGTTAAACGTGTTGTTTTTTTGCGTGTTTTTAATGTTCTCCGCGGTTATTGTAAGGCTTGGATACGTACAAATTGTTCGTGGTGAGGAATATAAAAATGAAGTTGAGAAAAAAGAAAACTCAACGATAAGTAATCCTGTACCGCGCGGGAAAATATTTGATCGTAATGGAGAAGCGGTCGTAGATAATGAGCCTATTCGTACAATTACATTTACAAAAATGAAGGGATCAACTGCAGCAGATCGCTTAGAAACGGCGAAAAAGTTAGCGGATTTAATTGAAGTCCCAACAGATAAGTTAACAGATCGCGATAAGAAAGATTATTGGCTTGCTTTACATAAAGAAGAAGCAGAAGCAAAAATCACAAAAAAAGATCGTGAAGAGTTTAAAGCGAATAAAATTGACGATAAAGAACTAGATGAGCGTCAACGAAATCGTGTAACAGAAGAAGAGATTAATCAATTATCAGCAAAAGATTTAGAAATATTGGCGATCAAAAGCAAGATGGAAAGCGGATATGCAATGACGCCGCAAATCGTTAAAAAAGGTGCAACAGAAGAAGAATACGCGATTATTAGTGAAAATTTAGCGAAATTACCAGGTGTAGATACGAATGTTGACTGGGAGCGAAAATATAAGTATGACGATATGTTCCGAAGTGTACTTGGTGGTGTAACTTCTTCTGATGAAGGGTTGCCGAGAGAAAGATTAGATTACTATCTTGTTCGTGATTATAATCGTAACGATCGCGTAGGAAAAAGTTACCTTGAGCAACAGTACGAAGATAGTTTACACGGCACAAAAGCTGAAGTTAGAAATGTTACAGATAAAGAGGGTAATATTTTAGAAACTATTAATGTGTCACAAGGACAACGAGGTAACGACCTGAATTTAACGATTGATATGAAATTACAAAAGAGCGTAGAAGAAATTCTTACGAAAAACTTAATGAGATTTAAAGGGAGCGAACCTCTTTTAGACCGTGCATTCGTTGTAATGATGAACCCGAAAAATGGTGAAGTTTTATCTATGGCGGGGAAACAATTAGTGAATAAAGACGGCGAAACGAAAGTAGAAGATTTTGCATTAGGAACGATGACGAGTTCTTATCCGATGGGTTCAACTGTAAAAGGTGCGACAGTACTTACGGGATATCAAACTGGTGCAATTCAACCTGGATCTGTACAGTTAGATGAACCGATTAAATTAAAAGGGACACCTACGAAGTCATCTTGGAAAACGATGGGGTATATTAATGACCTTACAGCGTTAAAAATGTCTTCTAACGTTTATATGTTTAAAACAGCGATGAATATCGCTGGTGTTCCATACGTGCGAGGTGGTACGTTAGATATACCACAAAAAGCATTTGATACGATGCGTTACTATTTTGGGCAGTTTGGGCTTGGTGTAAAAACAGGAATTGATTTGCCAAATGAAACTGCTGGTCAAATAGGTAGAGGGAGTCAACCAGGCTTCTTATTAGATTTATCAATCGGACAGTATGATACGTATACACCGCTTCAATTAGCGCAATATATTTCGACGATTGCAAATGGTGGATATCGTATGCAACCCCAAGTTGTAAAGGAAATTCGTCAGCCATCGGCGAAGCCAGAGGAAGTTGGAAAAGTTGTTCAATCCATGGAACCGAAAGTATTGAATCGTGTTGATATGCCTGAATCACAAATTAAACGTGTTCAAGAAGGATTTAGACAAGTGTTTAACGATACAGGTGGTACAGCTACAAAATACTTTGCAGGTGCACCATATAAAGCCGCTGGGAAAACAGGTACAGCTCAAACTGTATATGGCGGAGATAAAGAGATTGGTAGAAATGCAAAAGGTGAGCGTGTTGAAACATATAACTTAACATTAGTAGGTTATGCCCCGCTCGAAGATCCAGAAGTAGCATTTTCTGTTGTTGTGCCGTGGGTACATGATGATAAAACAGGGATTAATGGATATATTGGTCGTGAAATAATGGACGCTTACTTTGATTTGAAGAAACAAGCATTAACTGGTGAAGCTCCAAAAGATGAAAAAGAGAAGAAAAGTAATACACAAGATGATGAATAA
- a CDS encoding phosphate ABC transporter substrate-binding protein PstS family protein has product MKWMSASIKVWTLSTCFLCFNISTAFATNEMGEVRVDGSSTVFPIIEAVAEEYTKAHPNVKISISISGTGGGFNRFSKGEVDINNASRLMKPVEENAMQKNSIQFTPVEVAYDGLTIVVNRQNTWVNNMTIDELRLLWSENGRLKRWSQIHSSWPREQVKFYAPGVDSGTYDYFQNVVLQNNRLVKTVSLSEDDQVIMQGVMNDKNAIAFVGYAYYMANRDKVKAIQVDGVFPTKETIQSGAYKPLSRPLFTYVNHASIRNKINVANYVEFMIKHVGSLAEEVGYVKLPKEKYNEQLRMLTEIKR; this is encoded by the coding sequence GTGAAATGGATGAGCGCATCGATTAAAGTTTGGACATTATCGACATGTTTCCTTTGTTTTAATATATCTACTGCATTCGCTACAAATGAAATGGGAGAAGTGAGAGTTGATGGATCCTCAACGGTTTTTCCTATTATAGAGGCAGTAGCAGAGGAATATACAAAGGCCCATCCAAACGTGAAAATTTCTATTAGTATTTCTGGGACAGGGGGAGGATTTAATCGTTTCAGTAAAGGAGAAGTAGATATAAACAATGCTTCGAGATTGATGAAACCGGTAGAGGAAAATGCAATGCAGAAAAACTCTATTCAATTTACACCAGTTGAGGTTGCTTATGATGGTCTAACGATTGTTGTGAATCGTCAAAATACGTGGGTAAACAATATGACGATAGATGAGTTACGTCTATTATGGAGTGAAAATGGAAGATTGAAACGATGGTCACAAATTCATTCATCATGGCCACGTGAACAAGTTAAATTTTATGCACCAGGCGTAGACTCTGGTACTTATGATTATTTCCAAAATGTTGTCTTACAAAATAATCGCCTTGTAAAAACGGTTTCTTTGTCTGAAGACGATCAAGTTATTATGCAAGGGGTAATGAATGATAAAAATGCCATTGCTTTTGTAGGATATGCTTATTATATGGCCAATCGAGATAAGGTAAAAGCAATACAGGTGGATGGTGTATTTCCAACGAAAGAGACCATTCAATCGGGTGCGTATAAGCCATTATCTAGGCCGCTATTTACGTATGTGAATCATGCATCTATCAGAAATAAAATTAATGTAGCAAATTATGTTGAGTTTATGATTAAGCATGTTGGAAGCCTTGCTGAAGAGGTCGGATATGTAAAATTACCAAAAGAAAAATATAATGAACAGCTGCGAATGTTAACAGAAATAAAAAGGTAA